One Mixta gaviniae genomic window carries:
- the pepN gene encoding aminopeptidase N — protein sequence MTQKPQVKYRHDYRAPDYTITDIDLTFNLDASSTRVTAVSKVKRLGESQAALRLDGGDLTLISLMVDERPWQDYRLEEGALVLTNLPDSFTLTIVNDIHPDANTALEGLYQSGEALCTQCEAEGFRHITWYLDRPDVLARFTTTLIADRARYPFLLSNGNRLEAGQMDDGRHWIKWQDPFPKPCYLFALVAGDFDILRDSFTTRSGRDVALEIYVDRGNLDRADWAMTSLKNSMKWDEERFGLEYDLDVFMIVAVDFFNMGAMENKGLNIFNSKYVLAKAETATDKDYLGIEAVIGHEYFHNWTGNRVTCRDWFQLSLKEGLTVFRDQEFSSDLGSRAVNRIDNVRIMRGAQFAEDASPMAHPIRPDQVIEMNNFYTLTVYEKGSEVIRMMHTLLGEENFQKGMQLYFERHDGSAATCDDFVQAMEDASHIDLTQFRRWYSQSGTPVITVRDDYNPELEQYTLHVTQATPPTADQHEKLPLHIPLDIELYDDKGEPIPLQHNGETVHHVLNVTEEFQTFIFDKVYHQPVPSLLREFSAPVKLDYSWSDAQLTFLMRHARNDFARWDAAQSLLATHTKLNVARYQQGQPLSLPLHVADAFRAVLLDEQTDPALMALILTLPGENEIAALFDTIDPEANAAVRDALMRTLAVELADEWLAVYNAHQTPEYRVAHRDIGERALKNVCLSYLALGDAALANRLVQAQYQHANNMTDALAALTAAVMAQLECRDEMLRVWDERWHQDGLVMDKWFMLQATSPSPDVLTRVRELLHHRAFSMGNPNRVRSLIGAFTSANPAAFHAKDGSGYRFLVEMLTDLNRRNPQVAARMIEPLIRLKRYDADRQQMMRSALEELQGLEKLSGDLYEKISKALNA from the coding sequence ATGACGCAAAAGCCGCAAGTGAAGTACCGCCATGACTACCGTGCGCCGGATTACACCATTACCGATATCGATCTGACCTTTAATCTTGACGCCAGCAGCACGCGCGTCACGGCGGTCAGCAAAGTGAAACGCCTCGGTGAGAGTCAGGCCGCGCTGCGCCTTGACGGTGGAGATTTAACGCTGATTTCGCTGATGGTGGATGAACGCCCGTGGCAGGATTACCGTCTGGAAGAGGGCGCGCTGGTGCTGACCAACCTGCCGGACAGCTTCACCCTGACCATCGTTAATGATATTCATCCCGATGCCAACACCGCGCTGGAAGGGCTTTATCAGTCCGGCGAGGCGCTCTGCACCCAGTGTGAAGCGGAAGGCTTCCGCCACATTACCTGGTATCTGGATCGTCCCGACGTGCTGGCGCGCTTCACTACCACGCTGATCGCCGATCGCGCGCGCTACCCCTTCCTGCTCTCCAACGGCAACCGCCTGGAAGCGGGGCAGATGGATGATGGCCGCCACTGGATCAAATGGCAGGATCCCTTCCCTAAACCCTGCTACCTGTTTGCGCTGGTGGCCGGTGATTTCGATATCCTGCGTGACAGTTTCACCACCCGTTCCGGCCGCGACGTCGCGCTGGAGATCTATGTCGATCGCGGCAACCTCGACCGCGCCGACTGGGCGATGACCTCGCTGAAGAACAGCATGAAATGGGATGAGGAGCGCTTCGGGCTGGAGTATGACCTTGACGTCTTTATGATTGTCGCGGTCGATTTCTTCAATATGGGCGCGATGGAGAATAAAGGGCTGAATATCTTTAACTCCAAATATGTGCTGGCCAAGGCGGAGACCGCTACCGATAAAGATTATCTCGGCATCGAGGCGGTGATCGGCCACGAATATTTCCATAACTGGACCGGCAACCGCGTCACCTGCCGCGACTGGTTCCAGCTTAGCCTGAAAGAGGGGCTGACGGTGTTCCGCGATCAGGAGTTCAGCTCCGATCTCGGCTCGCGCGCGGTGAACCGTATCGATAACGTACGCATTATGCGCGGCGCACAATTTGCCGAAGACGCCAGCCCGATGGCGCATCCGATCCGCCCTGATCAGGTGATTGAGATGAATAACTTCTATACCCTGACGGTGTATGAGAAGGGGTCGGAAGTGATCCGCATGATGCATACCCTGCTGGGCGAAGAGAATTTCCAGAAAGGCATGCAGCTCTACTTTGAGCGCCATGACGGCAGCGCCGCTACCTGCGATGATTTCGTGCAGGCGATGGAAGACGCCTCGCATATCGATCTGACGCAGTTCCGCCGCTGGTACAGCCAGTCCGGCACGCCGGTTATCACCGTGCGCGACGACTATAACCCGGAGCTGGAGCAGTACACGCTGCACGTTACTCAGGCGACGCCGCCGACCGCCGATCAGCATGAAAAGCTGCCGCTGCACATTCCGCTCGATATTGAGCTGTATGATGACAAAGGCGAGCCAATCCCGCTGCAGCATAACGGCGAAACGGTGCATCATGTGCTGAACGTCACCGAAGAGTTCCAGACCTTTATTTTTGATAAGGTCTATCACCAGCCGGTGCCGTCGCTGCTGCGCGAGTTCTCCGCGCCGGTGAAGCTCGATTACAGCTGGAGCGACGCGCAGCTGACCTTCCTGATGCGTCACGCCCGCAACGATTTCGCCCGCTGGGATGCGGCGCAGAGCCTGCTTGCCACCCATACCAAACTCAACGTTGCGCGTTATCAGCAGGGCCAGCCGCTGTCGCTGCCGCTGCATGTCGCCGACGCGTTCCGCGCGGTGCTGCTGGACGAGCAAACCGATCCGGCACTGATGGCGCTGATCCTGACGCTGCCGGGTGAAAACGAAATTGCCGCGCTGTTCGACACCATCGATCCGGAAGCGAACGCCGCGGTGCGCGATGCGCTGATGCGTACGCTGGCCGTCGAGCTGGCGGACGAGTGGCTGGCGGTCTATAACGCCCACCAGACGCCGGAATACCGCGTTGCGCATCGCGATATCGGCGAGCGCGCGCTGAAAAACGTCTGCCTGAGCTACCTGGCGCTGGGCGATGCCGCGCTGGCCAACCGCCTGGTGCAGGCGCAGTATCAGCACGCCAACAACATGACCGACGCGCTGGCTGCGCTGACGGCAGCGGTTATGGCGCAGCTGGAGTGCCGCGATGAGATGCTGCGCGTCTGGGATGAGCGCTGGCACCAGGATGGCCTGGTGATGGACAAGTGGTTTATGCTGCAGGCGACCAGCCCGTCACCGGATGTGTTGACGCGCGTGCGCGAGCTGTTGCATCACCGCGCCTTCAGCATGGGCAACCCGAACCGCGTCCGCTCGCTGATCGGCGCCTTCACCTCAGCCAACCCGGCCGCGTTCCACGCTAAAGATGGCAGCGGCTACCGCTTCCTGGTGGAGATGCTGACCGATCTTAACCGGCGCAACCCGCAGGTCGCGGCGCGCATGATCGAGCCGCTGATCCGCCTGAAGCGCTATGACGCGGATCGTCAGCAGATGATGCGCAGCGCGCTGGAAGAGCTGCAGGGGCTGGAGAAACTCTCCGGCGATCTGTATGAGAAAATCAGCAAAGCGCTGAACGCCTGA
- the ssuC gene encoding aliphatic sulfonate ABC transporter permease SsuC, translating to MSKRTSIARHPLVPWLLPVLLLAAWQIASQSGWLSTRILPAPESVVLTFWRLSASGELWQHLAISSWRALTGFAIGGAIGLTLGLIAGASYWGERLLDTSVQMLRNIPHLALIPLVILWFGIDESAKIFLVALGTLFPVYLNTFHGIRNIDRGLVEMARSYGLSGWRLFTQVMLPGALPSIMVGIRFALGLMWLTLIVAETISANAGIGYLAMNAREFLQTDVVVVAIVLYALLGKLADVSAVLLERLWLRWHPAYQQKEAAV from the coding sequence ATGAGTAAGCGTACATCGATCGCCCGGCATCCGCTGGTCCCCTGGCTGCTGCCGGTACTGCTGCTGGCGGCATGGCAGATCGCCTCACAGAGTGGATGGCTCTCCACACGTATTCTGCCTGCGCCGGAGAGCGTAGTGCTGACCTTCTGGCGCCTGAGCGCCAGCGGCGAACTGTGGCAGCACCTCGCCATCAGCAGCTGGCGCGCGCTGACCGGCTTCGCTATCGGCGGCGCCATCGGCCTGACGCTCGGCCTGATCGCCGGCGCGTCATACTGGGGCGAGCGCCTGCTGGATACTTCGGTGCAGATGCTGCGTAATATTCCGCATCTGGCGCTGATCCCGCTGGTGATTTTATGGTTCGGCATCGACGAATCGGCCAAGATTTTTCTTGTTGCCCTCGGCACCCTGTTTCCGGTCTACCTCAATACCTTTCACGGTATTCGCAATATTGATCGCGGCCTGGTGGAGATGGCGCGCAGCTACGGCCTTTCCGGCTGGCGCCTGTTTACTCAGGTGATGTTGCCCGGCGCCCTGCCCTCAATCATGGTCGGCATACGCTTCGCGTTGGGGTTAATGTGGCTGACGCTGATCGTCGCCGAGACCATTTCCGCCAACGCCGGCATCGGCTATCTGGCGATGAACGCGCGCGAGTTTCTGCAAACCGATGTGGTCGTGGTAGCGATTGTGCTTTACGCGCTACTGGGCAAGCTGGCCGACGTCAGCGCCGTACTGCTGGAGCGGCTGTGGCTGCGCTGGCATCCTGCTTATCAACAGAAGGAGGCTGCAGTATGA
- the ssuD gene encoding FMNH2-dependent alkanesulfonate monooxygenase, with translation MALSVFWFLPTHGDGHYLGTAEGARPVDHGYLQQIAQAADRLGFGGVLIPTGRSCEDAWLVAASLIPVTQRLRFLVALRPGVISPTQAARQAATLDRLSNGRTLFNLVTGGDPEELAGDGVFLDHTERYAESAEFTRIWRRVLEGETVDYQGDYLQVRGARLMFKPVQQPRPPLWFGGSSPVAQDLAAEQVDVYLTWGETPALVKEKIEQVRAKAAAQGRKVRFGIRLHVIVRETNAEAWQAAERLISHLDDETIAKAQAALARTDSVGQQRMAALHNGRRDQLEISPNLWAGVGLVRGGAGTALVGDGPTVAARMQEYADLGIETFILSGYPHLEEAYRVGELLFPHLDLAVPEVPAPRKVQAHGEAVAHDFAPQKVAQR, from the coding sequence ATGGCGTTATCCGTATTCTGGTTTTTACCCACCCACGGCGACGGTCACTATCTGGGCACAGCGGAAGGCGCGCGTCCGGTCGATCATGGCTATTTACAGCAGATAGCGCAGGCGGCGGATCGCCTCGGCTTCGGCGGCGTGCTGATCCCGACCGGGCGCTCCTGCGAAGATGCCTGGCTGGTGGCCGCCTCGCTGATCCCGGTAACGCAGCGGCTGCGTTTTCTGGTAGCGCTGCGACCCGGCGTGATTTCGCCGACCCAGGCGGCGCGCCAGGCGGCGACGCTTGATCGCCTCTCCAACGGCCGCACGCTGTTCAACCTGGTGACCGGCGGCGATCCCGAGGAGCTGGCGGGCGACGGTGTGTTCCTCGATCACACCGAACGCTATGCCGAATCGGCCGAGTTTACCCGTATCTGGCGGCGCGTGTTGGAGGGGGAAACCGTTGATTATCAGGGCGATTATCTGCAGGTACGCGGCGCGCGACTGATGTTTAAGCCGGTGCAACAGCCGCGCCCGCCGCTCTGGTTCGGCGGCTCCTCGCCGGTGGCGCAGGATCTGGCGGCGGAGCAGGTGGATGTCTATCTCACCTGGGGCGAGACGCCGGCGCTGGTGAAAGAGAAGATTGAGCAGGTTCGCGCTAAAGCGGCGGCGCAGGGCCGAAAAGTGCGCTTCGGCATCCGTCTGCACGTTATCGTACGCGAAACCAACGCCGAAGCCTGGCAGGCCGCTGAGCGTTTAATCTCTCATCTCGATGACGAGACCATCGCCAAAGCGCAGGCGGCGCTGGCGCGCACCGACTCAGTCGGTCAGCAGCGGATGGCCGCGCTGCACAACGGCCGCCGCGACCAGCTGGAGATCAGCCCGAACCTCTGGGCCGGCGTCGGCCTGGTGCGCGGCGGCGCCGGCACGGCGCTGGTGGGCGATGGCCCAACCGTCGCCGCCAGAATGCAGGAGTACGCCGATCTCGGCATCGAAACTTTTATTCTCTCCGGCTATCCCCACCTGGAAGAGGCGTATCGCGTCGGCGAGCTGCTGTTCCCCCATCTCGACCTGGCGGTGCCTGAAGTGCCTGCACCGCGCAAGGTGCAGGCGCATGGCGAAGCGGTGGCGCACGATTTCGCGCCGCAAAAAGTCGCCCAGCGCTGA
- a CDS encoding sulfonate ABC transporter substrate-binding protein — MKSVVRQFIALLLPGLLSVSAALHAAPQAPEAIRIGYQKGSVSMVLAKTHRLLEQRYPSTQIRWVEFPAGPQMLEALNVGSIDLGSTGDIPPLFAQAAGADLLYVGAEPPKPKAEVILVPGTSAIKTVADLKGRKVALQKGSSSHNLLLRALQQAGLSFQDIQPVWLTPADARAAFQQGNVDAWAIWDPYYSAALQQGNVRVLTDGSALNLTGSFYLATRSYAQAHGAFIQSVLDIFSQADSLTQSQRAQSTTLLAQSMGLPEAVIASYLDHRPPTHIAPVSQQTAQAQQRTADLFYQNHLLPVKLDVASHIWRGATVQ, encoded by the coding sequence ATGAAATCTGTTGTTCGTCAGTTCATTGCCCTGTTGCTGCCCGGGCTGCTGAGTGTCAGCGCCGCGCTTCACGCCGCGCCGCAGGCGCCGGAGGCGATCCGCATCGGTTATCAGAAAGGCTCGGTCAGCATGGTGCTGGCGAAAACCCACCGCCTGCTGGAGCAGCGCTACCCCTCGACGCAGATCCGCTGGGTGGAGTTCCCCGCCGGGCCGCAGATGCTGGAGGCGCTTAACGTCGGTAGCATCGATCTCGGCAGCACCGGCGATATTCCGCCTCTTTTCGCACAGGCGGCAGGCGCCGACCTGCTGTATGTCGGCGCGGAGCCGCCCAAGCCGAAGGCGGAAGTGATTCTGGTGCCCGGCACCAGCGCGATCAAAACGGTCGCCGATCTGAAGGGCCGCAAGGTGGCGCTGCAGAAAGGCTCCAGCTCGCATAATCTGCTGCTGCGCGCGCTGCAGCAGGCGGGCCTGAGTTTCCAGGATATTCAGCCGGTCTGGCTGACCCCCGCCGACGCGCGCGCCGCGTTTCAGCAGGGCAACGTCGATGCCTGGGCCATCTGGGATCCCTACTATTCCGCCGCGCTGCAGCAGGGCAACGTGCGGGTGCTGACCGACGGCAGCGCGCTGAACCTCACCGGCTCCTTCTATCTTGCTACCCGCAGCTACGCGCAGGCCCACGGCGCTTTCATCCAGTCGGTGCTGGATATATTCAGCCAGGCGGACAGCCTGACGCAGAGCCAGCGCGCGCAAAGTACTACGCTGCTGGCGCAGAGCATGGGCCTGCCTGAAGCGGTGATCGCCAGCTATCTCGACCACCGGCCGCCGACCCATATTGCGCCGGTTAGCCAGCAGACGGCGCAGGCGCAGCAGCGCACCGCCGACCTCTTTTATCAAAATCATCTGCTTCCCGTGAAGCTCGATGTCGCCAGCCATATCTGGCGCGGCGCAACCGTTCAGTGA
- the ssuE gene encoding NADPH-dependent FMN reductase translates to MRVITLAGSPRFPSRSTALLTLCQHALEQRGIEVTPWNIHNFRPEDLLYARFDSPALLALKEDLAAADGLIVATPIYKASFSGALKTLLDLLPERALEHKVVLPLATGGTVAHMLAVDYALKPVLNALKAQEVLHGVFADDSQIAHYDRTPALSDLLASRLDDALSTFYYALQQREARLAQAV, encoded by the coding sequence ATGCGCGTTATTACTCTGGCGGGAAGCCCGCGATTCCCCTCGCGGTCCACGGCGTTATTAACCCTGTGCCAGCATGCGCTGGAGCAGCGCGGCATTGAGGTGACCCCCTGGAACATTCACAATTTTCGTCCGGAAGATCTGCTCTACGCGCGTTTCGACTCCCCCGCGCTGCTGGCGCTGAAAGAGGATTTGGCAGCGGCGGACGGCCTGATCGTCGCCACACCCATCTATAAAGCGTCGTTTTCTGGCGCGCTGAAAACGCTGTTGGACCTGCTGCCGGAGCGCGCGCTGGAGCATAAGGTGGTGCTGCCGCTGGCAACCGGCGGTACGGTGGCGCATATGCTGGCGGTAGATTACGCCCTGAAGCCGGTGCTTAATGCGCTGAAAGCGCAAGAGGTGCTGCACGGCGTCTTCGCCGACGACAGCCAGATCGCCCATTACGATCGCACGCCGGCGCTGAGCGACCTGCTCGCCAGCCGTCTCGATGATGCGCTCTCAACCTTCTATTACGCCCTGCAGCAGCGCGAAGCGCGGCTGGCGCAGGCGGTATAA
- the pyrD gene encoding quinone-dependent dihydroorotate dehydrogenase: MFYPLARKALFRLDAEHAHELTLQQLRRIGGTPLEGLIRQRLPARPVKCMGLTFKNALGLAAGLDKNGECIDAFGAMGFGFVEVGTVTPRPQPGNDKPRLFRLIEAEGIINRMGFNNLGVDRLVENVKRASFNGVLGINIGKNKDTPVEQGKEDYLTCMEKVYPHAGYIAVNISSPNTPGLRTLQYGEALDDLLMAIKAQQKLLEKRHLKYVPVAVKIAPDLSEEELVQIADSLVRHQIDGVIATNTTLDRSLVNGMKYSDEAGGLSGRPVQLRSTEVIRRLSTELQGALPIIGVGGIDSLVAAREKIAAGATLVQIYSGFIYKGPDLIKEIVTHL; encoded by the coding sequence ATGTTTTACCCCCTCGCACGTAAAGCGTTATTCCGCCTTGATGCGGAGCATGCCCATGAACTGACTCTGCAACAGCTGCGCCGTATCGGCGGCACGCCGCTGGAAGGCTTGATTCGCCAGCGTTTACCGGCGCGTCCCGTTAAATGTATGGGGCTGACATTTAAGAATGCGCTTGGCCTGGCGGCCGGACTGGATAAAAACGGCGAATGCATCGATGCGTTCGGCGCGATGGGCTTTGGTTTTGTCGAGGTGGGTACGGTTACGCCGCGCCCTCAGCCGGGTAACGACAAGCCGCGGCTGTTTCGCCTGATTGAGGCGGAAGGGATTATTAATCGTATGGGTTTTAATAACCTGGGCGTCGATCGGCTGGTCGAAAATGTAAAACGCGCCAGCTTCAACGGCGTGCTGGGCATCAATATCGGTAAAAATAAAGATACGCCGGTGGAGCAGGGCAAAGAGGATTATTTGACCTGTATGGAAAAGGTCTATCCGCATGCCGGATATATTGCGGTGAATATTTCTTCGCCGAATACGCCGGGATTAAGAACACTCCAATATGGCGAGGCGCTCGATGATCTGCTGATGGCAATAAAAGCGCAGCAGAAATTGCTGGAAAAGCGCCATCTGAAATATGTGCCGGTGGCGGTAAAAATTGCGCCAGATCTTTCTGAAGAGGAGCTGGTGCAAATTGCCGATAGCCTGGTGCGCCATCAAATTGATGGCGTTATCGCCACCAATACCACGCTGGATCGTTCGCTGGTGAACGGAATGAAATATAGCGACGAAGCGGGCGGTTTGAGCGGGCGGCCGGTGCAGCTGCGCAGCACCGAGGTTATTCGCCGGCTCTCGACTGAATTACAGGGCGCATTGCCGATTATCGGCGTCGGCGGTATCGACTCGCTGGTGGCGGCGCGTGAAAAAATAGCGGCGGGCGCCACCCTGGTGCAAATCTATTCCGGCTTTATTTATAAAGGCCCCGATCTGATTAAAGAGATTGTGACGCATCTCTGA
- a CDS encoding YcbX family protein, translated as MIVLSRLFIHPVKSMRALQISYAQVAESGLAFDRLFMLTTPDGTFITARQHPQLVQFIPALMPDGLWLQAPDGSRAALRFADFQPQAAETEVWGNHFTARIAPPAINDWLSGFFPRPVQLRWVGPEMTRRVKRRPEVPLGFADGYPFLLVNEASLYDLQQRCAAGIRLEQFRPNLAVTGARAWEEDSWARVRVGDVEFEVAKPCSRCVFTTISPERGEKHPDGEPLKTLQGFRSAQDESGDVDFGLNLLACNSGVIRVGDRLEVLETQAPRQYGAGKITETLQVEREAESRVTISYQGSRFSGNNQQVLLEQLEMQGYRIPYSCRAGLCGSCEMRLVSGQVKALKQDAVRDDGTLLSCSCIPAGDIELA; from the coding sequence ATGATTGTCCTGTCACGCCTGTTTATTCATCCGGTTAAATCGATGCGCGCGCTGCAGATCTCGTATGCGCAGGTCGCGGAGAGCGGGCTGGCTTTCGATCGCCTTTTTATGCTGACTACCCCTGACGGCACCTTTATTACCGCGCGCCAGCATCCGCAGCTGGTACAGTTTATTCCGGCGCTGATGCCTGATGGGCTGTGGCTGCAGGCACCGGACGGCAGCCGCGCCGCGCTGCGTTTTGCCGATTTCCAGCCGCAGGCGGCGGAAACCGAAGTCTGGGGCAATCACTTTACCGCACGCATTGCGCCGCCGGCCATCAACGACTGGCTAAGCGGCTTCTTTCCGCGTCCGGTGCAGCTGCGCTGGGTCGGCCCGGAGATGACGCGCCGGGTGAAACGCCGTCCTGAAGTGCCGCTCGGCTTTGCCGACGGCTACCCTTTTCTGCTGGTGAATGAAGCGTCGCTCTACGATCTGCAGCAGCGCTGCGCTGCGGGCATTCGCCTTGAGCAGTTTCGCCCTAATCTGGCGGTGACCGGCGCGCGCGCCTGGGAAGAGGATAGCTGGGCGCGCGTGCGCGTCGGGGACGTCGAGTTTGAGGTGGCAAAGCCCTGCAGCCGCTGCGTTTTCACCACCATCAGCCCGGAGCGCGGCGAAAAGCATCCCGACGGCGAGCCGTTGAAAACGCTACAGGGTTTCCGCAGCGCGCAGGATGAGAGCGGCGATGTTGATTTCGGCCTCAATTTGCTGGCGTGCAACAGCGGCGTGATACGCGTCGGCGACAGGCTGGAGGTGCTGGAAACGCAGGCGCCGCGGCAGTACGGCGCAGGCAAGATAACGGAGACACTCCAGGTGGAGAGGGAGGCGGAGAGCCGCGTCACCATCAGCTATCAGGGCAGCCGCTTCAGCGGCAATAATCAGCAGGTGCTGCTTGAGCAGCTGGAAATGCAGGGCTATCGCATCCCCTACAGCTGTCGCGCAGGGCTATGCGGCAGCTGCGAGATGCGGCTGGTTTCCGGCCAGGTGAAGGCGCTGAAGCAGGATGCGGTGCGCGATGACGGCACCCTCCTCAGCTGCAGCTGCATTCCCGCCGGCGATATCGAACTCGCCTGA
- the rlmKL gene encoding bifunctional 23S rRNA (guanine(2069)-N(7))-methyltransferase RlmK/23S rRNA (guanine(2445)-N(2))-methyltransferase RlmL, with the protein MNSLFASTARGLEELLKSELEALGAQDLQVVQGGVHYQGDDRLMYRSLLWSRLASRILLPLSECSVYSDLDLYLGAQAIDWTNLIDGTFAVHFSGTNEAIRNSQFGALKVKDAIVDSFTRKNLPRPDVDREQPDVRINVWLNKDTASIALDLSGEGMHQRGYRQQTGIAPMKENLAAATVLRSGWQPGAPLLDPMCGSGTLLIEAALIAADRAPGLNRRHWGFKGWKAHQPELWRELIDEAQTRARQGVQHTTSRFFGYDNDERVLERARGNARRAGVADLFTFGVQDVTQLRNPLPEGPAGTVISNPPYGERLESEPALIALHSQLGRVMKSQFGGWNLSLFSASPDLLSCLQLRAERQFKAKNGPLECVQKNYQLAASSGESAPAQIAEDYANRLKKNMKKLDKWARQEGIECYRLYDADLPEYNVAVDRYADWVVIQEYAPPKTIDALKARQRLFDVISATLTVLELPANRLVLKTREKQKGKSQYQKLGEKGEYFEVREFNARFWVNLTDYLDTGLFIDHRLARRMLGQMSKGKDFLNLFAYTGSASVHAGLGGARSTTTVDMSRTYLEWAERNMRLNGLSGRQHRLMQADCLSWLRESHEQFDLIFIDPPTFSNSKRMEDSFDVQRDHLQLMRDLKRLLRAGGTIMFSNNKRGFKMDHEGLAALGLRAQEITAKTQSQDFARNRHIHNCWLLTHAGKE; encoded by the coding sequence ATGAATTCTCTGTTTGCCAGTACGGCGCGTGGGCTCGAAGAGCTGTTAAAGAGTGAACTGGAGGCGCTGGGGGCGCAAGACCTCCAGGTTGTCCAGGGCGGCGTGCATTATCAGGGAGACGATCGTTTAATGTATCGCAGCCTGCTGTGGAGCCGCCTCGCGTCGCGTATTCTGCTGCCGCTGAGCGAATGTTCGGTCTACAGCGATCTTGACCTCTATCTCGGCGCGCAGGCGATCGACTGGACCAATCTGATCGATGGCACCTTCGCCGTGCATTTCAGCGGCACCAATGAGGCGATCCGCAACAGTCAGTTTGGCGCCCTGAAAGTGAAAGACGCGATTGTCGACAGCTTTACGCGTAAAAACCTGCCGCGTCCCGATGTCGATCGCGAGCAGCCGGATGTGCGCATTAATGTCTGGCTGAATAAAGATACCGCCAGCATCGCCCTGGATTTAAGCGGTGAAGGGATGCATCAGCGCGGCTACCGCCAGCAGACCGGCATAGCGCCGATGAAAGAGAACCTGGCGGCGGCCACCGTACTGCGCTCCGGCTGGCAGCCGGGCGCGCCGCTGCTCGATCCGATGTGCGGATCCGGCACCCTGCTGATCGAAGCGGCGCTGATCGCCGCCGATCGCGCGCCGGGGCTGAATCGCCGTCATTGGGGCTTTAAAGGCTGGAAAGCGCATCAGCCGGAGCTGTGGCGCGAGCTGATCGACGAAGCGCAGACGCGCGCGCGTCAGGGAGTGCAGCACACTACCTCGCGCTTCTTTGGCTATGATAATGACGAACGCGTGCTGGAGCGCGCGCGCGGCAACGCCCGCCGCGCCGGCGTGGCCGATCTCTTCACCTTCGGCGTACAGGATGTGACGCAGCTGCGCAATCCGCTGCCTGAAGGGCCGGCCGGTACGGTAATCAGCAACCCGCCATACGGCGAGCGTCTGGAGAGCGAACCGGCGCTGATTGCGCTGCACAGCCAGCTGGGCCGCGTGATGAAAAGCCAGTTCGGCGGCTGGAACCTCTCGCTGTTCAGCGCCTCGCCCGATCTGCTCAGCTGCCTGCAGCTGCGTGCCGAACGCCAGTTCAAGGCGAAAAACGGCCCGCTCGAGTGCGTGCAGAAAAACTATCAGCTGGCGGCCAGCAGCGGTGAAAGCGCACCGGCGCAGATCGCGGAAGATTACGCCAACCGCCTGAAGAAAAACATGAAAAAGCTGGATAAGTGGGCGCGTCAGGAGGGCATTGAATGTTATCGCCTGTATGACGCCGACTTGCCGGAATATAACGTCGCCGTTGATCGCTACGCCGACTGGGTGGTGATTCAGGAGTATGCGCCGCCGAAAACCATTGATGCCCTGAAAGCGCGTCAGCGTCTGTTTGATGTTATCAGCGCTACGTTGACGGTGCTGGAGCTGCCGGCCAACCGTCTGGTGCTGAAAACGCGTGAAAAGCAGAAGGGCAAAAGCCAGTATCAGAAGCTGGGCGAGAAAGGCGAATATTTTGAGGTGCGCGAGTTTAATGCCCGCTTCTGGGTCAACCTTACCGACTATCTCGACACCGGCCTGTTTATCGATCACCGCCTGGCACGTCGTATGCTGGGGCAGATGAGCAAGGGCAAAGATTTCCTTAACCTGTTCGCTTATACCGGCAGCGCCAGCGTTCATGCCGGGTTGGGCGGCGCGCGTTCCACCACCACGGTCGATATGTCGCGCACCTATCTGGAGTGGGCGGAGCGCAATATGCGTCTCAACGGCCTGAGCGGCCGTCAGCATCGGCTGATGCAGGCGGACTGCCTGAGCTGGCTGCGCGAGAGTCACGAGCAGTTCGATCTGATCTTTATCGATCCGCCGACCTTCTCCAACTCGAAGCGCATGGAGGATAGCTTTGACGTGCAGCGCGACCATCTGCAGCTGATGCGCGATCTGAAGCGCCTGCTGCGCGCCGGTGGCACCATTATGTTCTCTAATAACAAACGCGGTTTTAAGATGGACCATGAGGGGCTGGCCGCGCTCGGCCTGCGCGCTCAGGAGATCACCGCCAAAACGCAGTCGCAGGATTTCGCCCGCAACCGTCATATTCACAACTGCTGGCTGCTTACGCACGCCGGTAAGGAATAA